The sequence below is a genomic window from Nitrospira sp..
AAAACAGGATGCGGCCCGCTTGCTGAAGGAAGAAGTCGATGAAGATGAGATTGCCGCCGTGGTCAGCCGCTGGACCGGGGTCCCGGTCTCGCGGTTACTCGAAGGCGAAACCGACAAACTCTTGAAACTTGAGGACCTCCTGCACCAACGGGTCGTCGGACAGGAAGAAGGGGTCCGAGCCGTAGCAGACGCGGTGCTTCGTGCACGATCCGGCATCAAAGACCCCAATCGCCCGATCGGGTCATTTCTATTCCTTGGCCCAACCGGGGTCGGCAAAACCGAATTGGCCCGCGCACTCGCCACAATTTTGTTCGATGATGAAGGAAATCTCGTCAGAATCGACATGTCCGAATACATGGAAAAACATACCGTCGCTCGTCTGATCGGCGCACCTCCCGGGTACATCGGATATGAAGAAGGTGGGCAACTGACCGAAGCCGTCAGACGACGCCCCTTTTCGGTGATCCTTTTCGATGAGATCGAGAAGGCCCATCACGATGTCTTCAACGTGTTGCTGCAAGTGCTCGATGATGGACGACTGACCGATTCACAGGGTCGCACGGTCGATTTCAAAAATACCGTGCTGATCATGACCTCCAACATCGGCAGCCCACAGATCCTTGAAGCACAGCAACGCGGCGCGTCCTATGAGCAAGTCAGGACCGTCGTGATGGGTGAACTGCGCCAACATTTCCGCCCGGAGTTTTTGAACCGGGTCGATGAACTGGTCGTGTTCCATCCACTCGGAACCGAACATTTGATCAAAATCGTGGAGATCCAGCTGGAGCGGCTACGCAACAGACTCGCAGAACGTCGGATCACGCTGGCCATCACACCGTCCGCGCTGAAACATTTGGGTGAACGGGGCTACGATCCGGTGTACGGAGCACGACCGCTGAAGCGCCTCATTCAGCAGGAGCTGGAAACACCGATCGCCAAGTTGTTGGTCAAGGGAGAATTACGGGATGGAAATACCGCTTCAGTCGATCTGAAAAGCGGAGCCCTTGTTGTGACACCACTAGCCGTGTGTTGACAAACTCTGCACTGCTCTTCCCAAGCAGATCGCTGCGCATGGTGACCGACCGGATCTGGATGCCCTGCAGGCTGTTCAGAAAGGCTGTCCAGCAAGACCGCAGCGAGTAAAGAGGCGACGCGTACTCTCTGCCGTACGGTGAGCCTCTGAGCGACGCGAGAACGCCGCTGGAGGCCTTTATCGACAGCCTGCCAGTGGAGGGAGAGCCGACACCGGTTCCTAGCCGATCGAAACCACGCCTCCCTGTGAGTCGTGTATCAGCCCGCTCTTGTGCTGCTTCTCGATCTTCCAGGCCGTCGCCGTGACTTGGAGGAGATGGCCTTTCATCGTATGAAACTCGCCCTGGGCCAGCAAGACGACCTGCGGATCCTTCACATCGAGCTGAAGGACCACTTTCCCGGAATCCACTGCCTTCATCAGAAGGTGCTTGTCCGTCTTGGCTAACTCATAGGCGCGCCGCTCGTTAAACATGAGCGCACTATCCACCATCTTGGCCAGCATCCGGCCGTTCGAGTCGAACAGCGCAAAATTGACCAGCAACGCACCGGTCGAGGGATGGCGAGCCACCTGGAGTTGAGGAACCCCCTCAACCTCGATCGTCCCGTTGAAATTCTTATAGAGATTCGAACCGATTTCGATATCCATAGACCTCAGTCAAGTTAAGATGACACAACGTGTACAGGCCAGCACGATCAAGTCATACCTTGTATCTCTAAGACCTGCCATTTTGCAATCCCCGCCCGCACAGGATAATGAAGCCCACTCTGGAGCTGTCGCAAAACAGCTACTTCCCTGTGGTTTCTTAACAGTAGTCTATCTAGACTTCTGCTTCACGCAGGCGCCCAACACATCCCTTCTCGAGGATCGTGAGGGTCAATCGCTCAGCTATGGGTCAAACATGACTACGGACTTCTTGTCTCTCAGTGAGCGGATATGCAATCCACACTCTCCCAGACCCAACGCCCGGCAACAAGTCCCACCTCACCGCCAACTGCCTGCGCGCAAATTTGACGTTATATAAAAGTATCCACCCCCTACTTTCCGTCTTTGCCACGATCGTGGAAGTGTGGTTCATCCCCACTCGCGCGGGGAACACCTGTTTGCCGTCGTTCGAAATGATCGTCGGATCGGTTCATCCCCACTCGCGCGGGGAACACGTTCAGGGCAAATAAACGAAGTCAAGAATCTGCGGTTCATCCCCACTCGCGCGGGGAACACTCCTGCGTCTCTACCTTCGTAATACCGCCGTACGGTTCATCCCCACTCGCGCGGGGAACACGCAGTATTAGCACAACTACTCGGTTGGCGTACCGGTTCATCCCCACTCGCGCGGGGAACACAACTCCTTAAAACGCTTTACTGACGACGTTCGACGGTTCATCCCCACTCGCGCGGGGAACACTTCAGTATCGCTGGGATCTGTATCTCTGAGACCGGTTCATCCCCACTCGCGCGGGGAACACGACCCTTTCCCGCGTCACATGCCCGCCCCAACCGGTTCATCCCCACTCGCGCGGGGAACACGTCGCCGTAGGGGGGAAAAAATCGAGAATGTCGGTTCATCCCCACTCGCGCGGGGAACACTGTATGACGAGTATAACTAGTTTACGTTTTCGCGGTTCATCCCCACTCGCGCGGGGAACACGGGGTCTTGCGCCAGATTGTTCAAGATGTCGTCGGTTCATCCCCACTCGCGCGGGGAACACAGATTGACTTCTGACTGTGTCGGGGCTGGTGTCGGTTCATCCCCACTCGCGCGGGGAACACCGCGATCGCCTGCGCGAGGTCGGTCTCCACGGCGGTTCATCCCCACTCGCGCGGGGAACACATGAGTGTGGGAGGGTTGCACCCTGAAATTGTCGGTTCATCCCCACTCGCGCGGGGAACACTGTAAATGAGTCGGAGTGCGATGTCATGGCGCCGGTTCATCCCCACTCGCGCGGGGAACACATCGCTAGTTTACCTCGATAAAACATCACCAGCGGTTCATCCCCACTCGCGCGGGGAACACGGCCTGCCCCGCATGTTGGGACCATATCCATACGGTTCATCCCCACTCGCGCGGGGAACACTCCAGCGCCTGCCCCACGAGCCGCTGTTTCCGCGGTTCATCCCCACTCGCGCGGGGAACACCAACGCCTACCTAATCGACTAGGCGTTGTGTCCGGTTCATCCCCACTCGCGCGGGGAACACCAATGTCCCGATGTGGGAATGCATCCTGATTCCGGTTCATCCCCACTCGCGCGGGGAACACTGTTTAGTCCAGCTCATGATGATGCTCAACCCCCGGTTCATCCCCACTCGCGCGGGGAACACATTCGCGAGCACGTGCTCCTCATTCAACGTGCCGGTTCATCCCCACTCGCGCGGGGAACACTTGGGCTCAGTAGGCAGATTATTCATGCCTGGCGGTTCATCCCCACTCGCGCGGGGAACACATCAGGTGCTGGCGGACGTCGTCTGTCGTCGCCGGTTCATCCCCACTCGCGCGGGGAACACTTTCGCGTGCGCTTGCGTAGCCTCTAGCATCCGCGGTTCATCCCCACTCGCGCGGGGAACACACCCGCATTCCGGATCACAAACGTATCGCCGTCGGTTCATCCCCACTCGCGCGGGGAACACGCCGAGAGTTTCTGCCAGCCCATCTACGAAGCCGGTTCATCCCCACTCGCGCGGGGAACACATGACGGCGGATCTCTGTGACGTGTGCCATGCCGGTTCATCCCCACTCGCGCGGGGAACACTTGTGCAACAACTGGTCGAGAAGGATCACCGACGGTTCATCCCCACTCGCGCGGGGAACACACCGGCATTGCGTGCGCCGTCCGTACAGAATTCCGGTTCATCCCCACTCGCGCGGGGAACACACTTCTTTCATCGCATTGATCTACCAGGCAAATTCATCGCCCCTAAAACCTACCGATCAATTTTGCGCCTTGATACCCGTCATGATGGCTTCGCACTTTGACTATTCGCATCACTTTCAGGGAGAAAGCTGACCAGCTTCGCACCATCCAGTTCAACGGGAATTCGGCGGTTCGTGCCCAGTGTCACAAAATCAAATCCCGCCTCATTATTTGTACGCCAGGCCATGACGGCGTTCCCTTCTCCGATTCCTGTCTCAACCTGGCTCCAAATATGATCCCGCACTTTCACCGAATAGTTGCCGACATAGACTCCAGCCCGGATTTCCAATAACCACACGGCAAGCCGCCCCCGAAGCCGGGGTGGCGCATTTTCAAGTACGATGACCAGCATCGCCGAGATTCTCCTGATTCGGTATAGCCGGCGGCACCTGTTCCTCAAACGGAGCAGGTCGTGGGATTTCTCCAGCCGCCAACATCTCTTCAATGCCAGGAATGATACGTTCCAAAATTTTAGTCTCGCGAAAACTGTCTCGACAGGCCAACCGCACCTGCTGTTCGGCATTCACAGGATTCTTGGCGGCAATGCGAAAGGCCAAGGGCACGACGGTTTCAAACTTGTAGATGTCCGCCACATCATAGACAAACGACAACGGCTTCCCCGTGTGAATAAATCCAATCGCCGGAGCATAGCCCGCCGCCAACACCGCCGCTTCCGTCACACCATAGAGACAGGCAGTTGCAGCCGACAAACAACGATTGGCAATGTCCCCCTCATTCCAATCTTCAACATCGTAGTTCCTGGCTTTCCACTGCACACCGACTTGGGCTGCAACGCGCTTATACATCTCCCGAACACGGGCGCCCTCGATGCCTCGCAATTGTTCAACAGACCGGCGCTGGGGGGGCTCTTCGCCAAACCGGAGCGCATACATCTTGCGTACCACTTTCAACCGTAGTTCATCATCCAGCGCCAGCTTCGCCTGATAGAGCAGTCGGTCGGCGCGTGCGCCACCAGGCTGTCCGGCGGAGTACAACCGCACCCCCGCCTCCCCGATCCACACCAAGAGCGTTCCGACTCGGGCCGCCAGGGCACAGGCCGCATGCGACACCCGCGTTCCCGGTTCCAGCATCAAACAGACAACACCCCCAACAGGAATATGCGTCCGCACACCGAGTTTATCCACGACCACAAAGGCACCGTCCAACACGTCAAGGTGACCGTACTCAATGTAGAGCACGGAAAGCCGTTCTTTGATCGGAATGGGTTTCAGCGGAGGCAGAAAGTCAGCCATGCGATTGCTCCAACCCTATTCGCGTCATGCTAGCGGCGCTACAGACAGGAGACCAAGCCCCAACGCTTTGCCATGACCAATGCCCGTGTGCAGCACTTTCACAAACGCCGACGCGTCAGTCACTGTCATCACACCGTCATATAGGGCCGAGAATATACGAATACTGTTTCCGTGATGTTGTGTGCCGCTCAGCATTCGCTCTTGAGAAACTCGAACATCAACTCGCGCGTCTCTCTCTTCTGAAAGATCCAGTGAGGGCAGTTGTGGCATCACAAACCCATGCAGCGTTCCTTTTCGTTGGATCCATTGTTCCTGCTCGACGAGGTGAAGCAGCCCTACCCGCTTTCCATTGCGGGTCACACACGGATTGGCCCGGAGCCGAAACCGAAACCGCTGGCCAGCTGTGAGCGTATCCAAATTCAGACGGCTCTTCAGATCAATGGGAGCATCAGCCTTGGCAAGCCATCCTTTGACGTTGATACCATCCCAATTTGGCAACGTTCGGCTCTGGACAAGTATTCGAGGAGATCCATCGGACCCGGTTTCCGGCTCAAGCCGCCACAGCACTTCCCCTTCCGGGCATTTTTGATCTGGCCGGCTGAACGCGCGACAGAGTGTGGCATGAAGTTGATACGGGTCCGACAAATCACGCCGAGCTTCACGACAGCGTGGGTCAAGATAGATTCTATGCAGAAACATGCGTCACCCCCTGAGGAAAGGGAATCCACTCCGAGCGAATGAATCGCGCGCCGAATCGCCGTTCAGCAAACGAGGACAACGGTTGGTCCATTCGCAGTACGCCTGAGCCATCCTCTGATTCCAGAGACAGCAACAACTTCTCAGGAAGGGCCTCCCATCTCCGCTGCGTGGTGATCCATGGGTATCGAGCCAACGCCTCATGCAATGGCATATCCTGCATCGCATCCTCCATCCAAATAGGTTCGGATGGGACATAGGATTTTCGCCCGAGAGATAGCGGCCAAACAGGGTCGCATAGTGCGGCATGAACTTTCTCAAGCAGAAAACACTCTTTGCACTCCATCCCAACCAGAAAAGCTGCATCGGCAAGGTAAAAACGTTGAGACACAACGCCATCTTTCGACTGCGTTCCGTCCGCCTTGATGATGGTGTCACGATCAGCACATCCCGCTGTCTGGTAGTCCCGCTTGGGCACGCCAGACCGATCATGACGAACACCCATGGAGAGTCGCGTGAGTGGTTCCAGATCACCCGTCCAATTCGCACGGTCAATCCCCATGGCTGCGGCTAACAGACCAATGACGCCGGACTTGCTCGGCTCCTTTCCGGTATCACGCTGATCAAACCGACTCGTCGTGCCCCACGATTGCATGGGCCCCACGAGTCGTAGCAACAGAGTAGGCATGACTTACTCCTTCACAGCAGCGAGACTTCTTTCCAGCAATTCCTCCAAGCTGCTCACCAAGGTTCCAAATCCGTCTGGCGTTGCCTCTGTCAGATTCAACACAAAGGTCTGCCCTTCTCCACCATAGACAGCTCGCAACTTCTTTGATTTGTCGATCAGCTTCTCCGCGGACACTTGGGTAAGAGATTCGTCCTTGTGAATACGAAGAGACGTTTCAAAGGCATTGGCAAGATTGGATGGCGCAGTATTGCGACGGACGGACACCGCCACAAACTCCGGTGGATTGTGCGCAGCAAACGTATTTTGCTTGCCGGTCGGCTCGGCAACAACAAACCCCTCCAGAAAAGCCCGCAGCCCTTTAGTTGCAAGATCCGTATCCTTCTGCAGATTGCTCACCAGCTTTTCCCAGTCCACCACGGCGTACCTATAGAAGCAGGCAGAATTGAACTCCACCGTGCCCATCATGTCGGCACCCGCAGTATCTTCAGGCTGGAGATCGTCCACTGCCGTGTAGAAATCAAATTCTCGTTCAATGGCATGCGTTGAGATCGCATGGGCTACCTGACAGGCAGCGTCTTGATTCTTCTCAGGCATATCGGCAAGCATGCGACCGAAAAGTGCCACATCGACAGCCCTACCACCGTTGAACACTTTGTCGAGTGCCTTTTTGATGTCAGGATCTGAGGCTTGCGCGGCTTGTTTCTTGGTCTTGCTCGTCTTTTTCCCATCAGCAGGAGGGACACTGGCTGAAGCAATCGCATCCCACTTCTCATTGATGATGTCTGCGATGTTTGCAATCTCACGCTCCCCCAAGAACAGCAGATATTGGGTTTTCCCGTCTTCCTTGATCGACAGCTCTATAGCCGCAAGTGCTTGCCGCACCTTCTCTTTGGCCTCTGCATCATTTCGCCCTTTAGTAACGAGTGATTTGGTCAGAGGCTCCAGAATACGTTTGGTGCGCTGCGCCACATCCTCGAATGCCAGTGATCCATTCTCGATCAATCCCTTGAAGTGTTGGCGTACCGCCCGTTTAAGACACTGGCTGGAGACGCGCGCACGGCGGCTTCCGCCAAACCAAGCATCCTTGGGAGCACCAGTGTCATCGCGGTTTAAATTCGATGGGGCGAAGTTCTGCAACGCGTGAATCTCAATCAACGTCTTCATGCTGGCAGTTCCTCCTGACTAATAGGTTGTGTTTCTGTGTCATCGCCTAGGTTTCTATAGAAATCCTGCGCCCACCCGTTCTGAGTGCGCTTGAGGTCATCGTTCCAATACAGAAGGCCTGTTAACAGCGCATCAAAATCTATGGGCTGCTCTTTAAGCAGCGCAATCATCTGACGCAGATGGTGAGGCAGTTGATCCCCGTCGGAATCAAGCAGTGTGATGAAGCGGCGCTCGGCGCTGGTGGACCCACTAGCCGCCTGATAAGCCGCGCATGCCGTTCCAATAGTCATTCGGCTATCCGAACGCCCATCCCGCCAGTGAGCTGCCCAAAGACCTGCAACCAGGTAGTGCATCTCCCTCTGCCATGAATTACTCTCGTCCTTCACAAACGGTTCAACATAGGGATAGGCAGGCACAAAGGCTCCCGGATCAAACGCCAAACTACGCCGTAGCACCGCACGCACCTTAGTATCTTTCTGATTGAGGCTGTCCAGCCATTCGATAAATCTGCTCATATCTCCTCCATCGCTGGTGTAATTCTTCGTATTTCCTCGTCGAATTCTTTCAGC
It includes:
- the casB gene encoding type I-E CRISPR-associated protein Cse2/CasB codes for the protein MSRFIEWLDSLNQKDTKVRAVLRRSLAFDPGAFVPAYPYVEPFVKDESNSWQREMHYLVAGLWAAHWRDGRSDSRMTIGTACAAYQAASGSTSAERRFITLLDSDGDQLPHHLRQMIALLKEQPIDFDALLTGLLYWNDDLKRTQNGWAQDFYRNLGDDTETQPISQEELPA
- the cas6e gene encoding type I-E CRISPR-associated protein Cas6/Cse3/CasE, whose protein sequence is MFLHRIYLDPRCREARRDLSDPYQLHATLCRAFSRPDQKCPEGEVLWRLEPETGSDGSPRILVQSRTLPNWDGINVKGWLAKADAPIDLKSRLNLDTLTAGQRFRFRLRANPCVTRNGKRVGLLHLVEQEQWIQRKGTLHGFVMPQLPSLDLSEERDARVDVRVSQERMLSGTQHHGNSIRIFSALYDGVMTVTDASAFVKVLHTGIGHGKALGLGLLSVAPLA
- the cas7e gene encoding type I-E CRISPR-associated protein Cas7/Cse4/CasC — protein: MKTLIEIHALQNFAPSNLNRDDTGAPKDAWFGGSRRARVSSQCLKRAVRQHFKGLIENGSLAFEDVAQRTKRILEPLTKSLVTKGRNDAEAKEKVRQALAAIELSIKEDGKTQYLLFLGEREIANIADIINEKWDAIASASVPPADGKKTSKTKKQAAQASDPDIKKALDKVFNGGRAVDVALFGRMLADMPEKNQDAACQVAHAISTHAIEREFDFYTAVDDLQPEDTAGADMMGTVEFNSACFYRYAVVDWEKLVSNLQKDTDLATKGLRAFLEGFVVAEPTGKQNTFAAHNPPEFVAVSVRRNTAPSNLANAFETSLRIHKDESLTQVSAEKLIDKSKKLRAVYGGEGQTFVLNLTEATPDGFGTLVSSLEELLERSLAAVKE
- the cas2 gene encoding type I-E CRISPR-associated endoribonuclease Cas2, whose protein sequence is MLVIVLENAPPRLRGRLAVWLLEIRAGVYVGNYSVKVRDHIWSQVETGIGEGNAVMAWRTNNEAGFDFVTLGTNRRIPVELDGAKLVSFLPESDANSQSAKPS
- the cas5e gene encoding type I-E CRISPR-associated protein Cas5/CasD, with translation MPTLLLRLVGPMQSWGTTSRFDQRDTGKEPSKSGVIGLLAAAMGIDRANWTGDLEPLTRLSMGVRHDRSGVPKRDYQTAGCADRDTIIKADGTQSKDGVVSQRFYLADAAFLVGMECKECFLLEKVHAALCDPVWPLSLGRKSYVPSEPIWMEDAMQDMPLHEALARYPWITTQRRWEALPEKLLLSLESEDGSGVLRMDQPLSSFAERRFGARFIRSEWIPFPQGVTHVSA
- the cas1e gene encoding type I-E CRISPR-associated endonuclease Cas1 codes for the protein MADFLPPLKPIPIKERLSVLYIEYGHLDVLDGAFVVVDKLGVRTHIPVGGVVCLMLEPGTRVSHAACALAARVGTLLVWIGEAGVRLYSAGQPGGARADRLLYQAKLALDDELRLKVVRKMYALRFGEEPPQRRSVEQLRGIEGARVREMYKRVAAQVGVQWKARNYDVEDWNEGDIANRCLSAATACLYGVTEAAVLAAGYAPAIGFIHTGKPLSFVYDVADIYKFETVVPLAFRIAAKNPVNAEQQVRLACRDSFRETKILERIIPGIEEMLAAGEIPRPAPFEEQVPPAIPNQENLGDAGHRT